The genomic region GGTCGTCTGATGGCTGTGATAGATGTCTATGATGCATTGACAAGCGAACGTCCCTACAAGCATGCTTATCCACACAAACAAGCAGTCCACATACTGTTGTCAGGCAAGGGCACTCACTTTGACCCGACGCTTATCAACGTATTCCTGACAGTTCAGGAAAAGATACATGAGACTTCTGAAGACTACCATTCTTTGGAGAAATCAGATCAATATTACTAAATCGGCAAGTTGCCTTAAAAGTAGCTTCTTAATGCCTGCGATGTTGATTGCAGAAAGCAATGAGCTCAGTATTTGATTTCTTTGTTTCTCAGGATTGAAAAATAAACCTTTAAAATTATCAATAATTATTCTCAATAGCTTGACCTGCAACAGTATCCTTTGTAAATTGGAGTCATGGAGGAATTTTTATGCTGAGTAAGAAAGTAGTCGCAGCTTTGAACGGACAGATAAACAAAGAATTCTATTCGGCTTATCTGTATGTGGATGTTTCAAACTATTATGCAGACCTTGCGCTGGATGGATTTGCAAACTGGTATGATGTCCAGGCAAAAGAAGAACTGGACCATGCTTCATTGATGCAGCAGTACCTGCATGACAATGGTGAAAAGGTTGTACTGGAACCCATCTCAAAGCCAGCACTTGAATTCAAGGACATGAGAACGGGTGTCGCAGGTGTACTGGAACACGAACAGTATATCACAGCGGCAATCAATGATGTCTATACCATTGCGATGGATGAAAAGGATTTCAGGACGATGAAGTTCCTTGATTGGTTCATTGATGAACAGCGGGAAGAAGAGAAAAATGCGGATGGAATTCTCCGTAAGTTTGACCTACTTGATGGTAAAAACGGAAAGAACCTGTATCTTTTGGACAAAGACCTGGCTACCAGGACTTATGCAGCTCCGTCGTTGGTTCTGTAGGTGTACATAACAAATTGACAATAGATAAGGCAGGATTTCCTTTGAGAAGTCCTGCCTTTTTTTGTTTGCCCGGCATGGGTGTTATCTAGACGGTGAAAGTCCGTTGCAGGTTGCGATACAGGAGGAAGAAAACAGACCTGAACTGCTAGCCAGAGGCAAGGGCGTACCAGCGATGGTGGGTCTGAAGGAAGCCCGAGGCAGGAGTGCAGATGAAGTGGCTGCATGGGATGAAAGACAACATCCTTGACCGGGGAGGTCTTCGGGGCGACCTAGGCTGCAATGATGCCGTTTGACGGTCGTAGACAAACGAACCCGAAGAAGTCAGCAGAGGCCATAGCAGTGCAGGGAGAGTGCATGAAGGGCCGAACAATCAGATCTTTCTGAAGGAGGAAAGGCCATCATGCAGAAGACAGACACCCTGAGAGGGACTCAGCCACGGCATGGGGGGAGGGATACCATGAGGGAAGGAAATCCGACAGTACCAAACACGGAGCTTTGCGAGAGGATGCTCTGTCCCGACAACATTGGACTAGCCGTGCAGAACGTGAAACGGAACAATGGCAGTGCAGGGGTCGACGGCATGGAGGTCAGTGAAATCGACGGCCGCATGCGGGAGGACTGGGCACGGATCCGGGGACGGATCCTGGCAAGGAAGTACAAGCCTCAGCCGGTCAGGAGGGTCCATCAAAGGATACCTTGAGGACAGAACAGTCCCGATCCACAGGAGAATCCGCCAATGTCTATGGAAGCAATGGAAGAAGCCTGGGAGAAGGGAGGAGATGCTGAAGAAGCACTGTCCATCTCAGAACAGGTGGAGGCTGAACAACTTCCATGCCTATTCCAGCAACAGGCACTGGTATTTCAGCAAGGCAGTGCTCAATGCATTCATTCCGAAATCGACGATAATCCAAGGGTACGGATTGCTTGACATCGAAGCCTATTACAGGCAGGCGCATGCCAGGAGAATGGAGACAGACAGACGTGTATGTGAAAGTCGCCAGCTAACGCTGGAATTCGGATTTGATTGAACCGCCATATACCAGACCGGTACGTACGGTGGTGTGAGAGGAAAGGTTCTCCGGTTATCCGGAGAACCCGACCTAATCGATTGTAGGTTGCAGGAATAAAATTCAGTCTCTGCAACTGCTCATAATATGTTTTCTTATAAGCATCAAAGTAGGGACATACAATCAGCCAGGCTTGTCTATTACTAGGCATGAGGTCACTTTTACATAATTTAGCTCTCTATGGTATAACCATGTTTTTCAAGCAGGCTGATTGCTTGTCTGAAGTTTTCTTTCTTTGTCAGCACATAATCAGTATCGAAGGTGGAGATTGCAAAGATGCTGATATCATGTGCAGCAAGAAGAGAAGAGATATCTGCAAGGATGCCGATGAGTGAGAAATCAAGAGGCCCGATGACCTTGAAGCATTTCCATCCGCTATCACAGGCAAGTGCATTGGCAGGGACAGAGGAAGAACGGCAGACAAAGGAGATTTCTTCATCTGTTTTTCCAAGAAAACAGAAGCTGTCATTCTCTTTTATCTGGGAACAATCAGGCAGTTTGCATACCGACAGATCTACGTCAAATGTTTTTATTTTCATTTTTTCTCCTTGGAGCTGGTTGCTGTCCATCAGACCTTATGTTTCACAAATATGTCAAGACCATGGAGAAAATACTGGTGTTTTTGCTTGCTGATGCAAAGGATAAGAGGTAAGCTTCTTTCGGCGAGGAGGCCGATATTGCTATGGATGACAATAGAATTGCCCGACTCTGGCTGGAAGTTTCCAGGCCTGGTATGCCGATGTATGTGAAGCAGACCATAGAGGTTGATACCGAGGGGAGTGTACATCAGATTCTTGAGCCCATGGTTTATCTGGGACAAGCTCGTGAGTACTGGTATCGGTTGGAAAAAGAAGATGTTGCAGAATTCTTTGCCGAATTAAAAATCAAAGAGTGGAAGATCAGGCGTGAAGAACATTTTTTTTCCTCCGGAAGCTGGAAATTGACAGTCTGTTATACCGATAATACAAGAGTTTCTGACGGAGGAGCCTGCATCGAGCATCCTACAAAGGAGGTCGTTGCCTTCATGGAATCGCTGCTGGGACTTGTACCGTTCATCGAAGCTCCATGGAGACCCTATCTATGACTGTCTTCTCATGCAACAGTCGAGCATGTCCTTCGTTTCAAAAAAGGGCGGTAAGCCTGTGCCTTGTGGTGAAAATAATCTTCTGCAGCTTCTCTTGGGGTAATCTGTACTCTATCCAGTGAAAGGAAATACCAATTGTCACAAATGCCGAAGAATATTTTGCTGAGAAGTGTCTTCGGGCAACTTTCA from Spirochaetia bacterium harbors:
- a CDS encoding ferritin → MLSKKVVAALNGQINKEFYSAYLYVDVSNYYADLALDGFANWYDVQAKEELDHASLMQQYLHDNGEKVVLEPISKPALEFKDMRTGVAGVLEHEQYITAAINDVYTIAMDEKDFRTMKFLDWFIDEQREEEKNADGILRKFDLLDGKNGKNLYLLDKDLATRTYAAPSLVL
- a CDS encoding ACT domain-containing protein, which produces MKIKTFDVDLSVCKLPDCSQIKENDSFCFLGKTDEEISFVCRSSSVPANALACDSGWKCFKVIGPLDFSLIGILADISSLLAAHDISIFAISTFDTDYVLTKKENFRQAISLLEKHGYTIES